CTCTCAATATCCATATCCACCACAAAATTCACCGGCCCCCTCATTATGGCCTTATCCAGCACATCCAGGGCATCATGACAGCTACGATTGGGACGAAACCCGTAGGATACATCCAGGAAGTCACACTCATAGATCGCCTCAAGGATCTTCTTTATCCCCATCTGCACTATCTTGTCCTCAACTGCTGGTATCCCTAACGGCCTCTTCCCCCCTTTGGGTTTGGGGATATAGACCCTCCTTGCAGGCTGAGGACGGTACCTCCAGCCCTTCATCCTGCCCACCAGATCCCTGAGGTTCTCCTCCAGGTGTGCCTCATACTCCCTGACCCTGACCGTCACCCCATCAATGCCAGGAGCCTTGTCCCTCTTTAGCTCCCGAAAACACCCCCTGAGAAAATCCTCGTTGAGTAAGTGAACCAAAGAGGTAAACTTACACCTCGGATCCTCCCGGGCTCGCTGAGTTATGACCGACAGCTTCGTTGACACCCCTTGCCCACCTCTGTGTGTGGAGGATGTCTTCCCATCAGCCCATCGCATCCCTGCCAGCCCCTTCCCTCCATCCCGTTTCCGGGACTTCTTCGGTACTATGGGCTGATCCGACTCCCAAAGCATCATCTGTGGGGCCTTGCCGTCTATAGGCTTGGCACCACATACCCCTCTACATTGGGGAACACCCTGGGCCTCCCCTGTCTGCCTTCGCACAGGCAGGCGAGTTCCCACGCCATCCCTTTGATACCGTGCCACGGCCTCAGACCCCGGCGGAGTCGATCCCCCCTCGCCATCAGCGGCAGGATCGATGCTGCCTTCGACGAAATGAAACGCCTCGGCCTCCACAACGCTGGTCCTTTCGGGGCTCAATACCTTCACTTTCGTTGCGGCCCGGTATCTCCCTCCCCCTGGCTTCATACGGCTCGTTACCTCACCGCATGCAGGGCTCGGTATCGGGGTGGTGGCTGGCCTTTCCCCAAGTTGGACTCCCCCTTCAGCAAATAGGCTCAACTGCTTCACCTACGCCTCCTTTGCACAACAGGGGTACCAACTGGATGACATGAGCTTTGCACGGCGCACTCATCTTAAAACCTCCTGTATAGCTCCATACCCTTTCCTGCCAACAGTTTACCAGTAAGAATACCGTGGTGGGGAGTTTTGGCAAGAGGGAAAACGTTTCAACTACCAGGAGAGAATCATAGGGACTTTAGCTTGCCTAAGGATGTGTAAATTGTTAATATGATATCGGCTTCATTGCAAAAGTTCAAGGAGAAATTGCCTATGCTGGCCAAGGTATTGAGCAGCGCTGTGCTGGGGATAGATGGTTATATCGTGGAAGTGGAGGTGGACATCTCAGGGGGGCTTCCGTCCTTTTCTACGGTCGGGCTGCCGGAGGGGGCGGTTAAAGAGAGCAAGGATCGGGTAAAGGCGGCCATCCAGAACTCCGGCTATGAATTCCCCCCACGGAGGATCACGGTCAACCTGGCCCCCGCCGATGTAAAGAAGGAGGGATCAGCCTTCGATCTGCCCATCGCCCTGGGGATCCTCTCGGCCCAAGGCATCGTCCCCCAAGACCCCTTGCGGGATTACCTCTTTTTGGGGGAACTCTCCCTGGATGGAGGGATAAAACCTGTTAGGGGTGGACTTCCCATGGCAATGGCGGCCAAGAAGGCAGGATTGCGGGGAATCGTGTTGCCCGGGGCCAATGCGAGGGAGGCAGCGGTGGTGGTGGCAATAGAGGTATTGCCCGTGCGGGGGCTAGCGCAGGTGGTGGGTTTTTTACGGGGTGAGAGGAAGATCCTTCCTGTAAAGGTCGATATGGAGGAGGTCTTCCAAGAGGGGGGGGAGTATACCGAG
This genomic interval from Deltaproteobacteria bacterium contains the following:
- a CDS encoding ATP-binding protein — encoded protein: MLAKVLSSAVLGIDGYIVEVEVDISGGLPSFSTVGLPEGAVKESKDRVKAAIQNSGYEFPPRRITVNLAPADVKKEGSAFDLPIALGILSAQGIVPQDPLRDYLFLGELSLDGGIKPVRGGLPMAMAAKKAGLRGIVLPGANAREAAVVVAIEVLPVRGLAQVVGFLRGERKILPVKVDMEEVFQEGGEYTEDFREVKGQEHGKRALEIGAAGGHNILMIGPPGAGKTMLARRLPTILPPMTLEESLETTKIFRKSFFF